One Megalops cyprinoides isolate fMegCyp1 chromosome 23, fMegCyp1.pri, whole genome shotgun sequence genomic region harbors:
- the slc25a18 gene encoding mitochondrial glutamate carrier 1: MAQHKSSLPAKLINGGVAGLVGVTCVFPIDLAKTRLQNQQGARVYSGMLDCLTQTVKREGYFGMYRGAAVNLTLVTPEKAIKLAANDVFRQHLSKDGKLPLWGEVLAGCGAGTCQVVVTTPMEMLKIQLQDAGRLAAQRSVPVHNPAPLPETAPLQRRSATSITLELLRTRGLAGLYRGVGATLLRDVPFSMIYFPLFANLNALGRGEQGCQGDAQQRAPFLQSFAAGCGAGSVAAVAVTPLDVIKTRLQTLRKGVGEDSYGGIVDCTRRIWTREGPSAFMKGATCRALVIAPLFGIAQGVYFLGVGEHVLGLLG; the protein is encoded by the exons ATGGCCCAGCACAAATCCAG CCTCCCTGCCAAGCTGATCAATGGGGGCGTGGCTGGGCTGGTGGGAGTAACCTGTGTGTTTCCCATTGACCTGGCCAAAACCCGCTTACAGAACCAGCAGGGAGCCCGAGTCTACAGCGGGAT GTTGGACTGTTTGACACAGacagtgaagagagaggggtACTTCGGAATGTATCGAG GTGCCGCGGTGAACCTCACTCTCGTCACCCCAGAGAAAGCCATCAAACTGGCAGCCAACGATGTCTTCCGTCAGCACCTCTCCAAGGACGG GAAGCTGCCCCTGTGGGGAGAGGTTCTGGCAGGCTGTGGCGCGGGAACCTGCCAGGTGGTAGTGACCACGCCAATGGAGATGCTTAAAATACAGCTGCAGGATGCTGGAAGGCTTG CTGCACAGAGATCGGTGCCTGTGCATAACCCCGCCCCCTTGCCAGAGACCGCCCCCCTGCAGCGGCGCTCAGCCACCAGCATCACCCTGGAGCTGCTGAGGACCCGGGGCCTGGCTGGGCTGTACCGTGGAGTTGGAGCCACACTGCTCAg GGACGTCCCTTTCTCCATGATCTACTTCCCGCTGTTCGCCAACCTGAACGCGCTGGGCCGGGGAGAGCAGGGTTGCCAGGGCGACGCGCAGCAGCGGGCCCCCTTCCTGCAGTCCTTCGCGGCCGGCTGCGGAGCCGGGTCGGTGGCTGCGGTCGCCGTCACGCCCCTTGACG tgATAAAGACGCGGCTGCAGACCCTGCGGAAGGGCGTTGGGGAGGATTCATACGGCGGCATTGTAGACTGCACACG CCGAATCTGGACCCGGGAAGGACCATCCGCCTTCATGAAGGGGGCGACGTGCCGAGCGTTGGTCATCGCCCCTCTCTTCGGCATCGCACAGGGGGTCTACTTCCTGGGAGTGGGGGAGCACGTGCTCGGCCTGCTGGGATAG